A window of bacterium contains these coding sequences:
- a CDS encoding Holliday junction DNA helicase RuvB C-terminal domain-containing protein → LTRLGVDRLGLEPLDRRYLRLIVEHFAGGPVGLQNLAVSLGEEQDTLEDVVEPFLIQTGLLKRTPRGRETTERACAHLGLAPPRRSQDGQGDLL, encoded by the coding sequence GGCTGACGCGGCTGGGCGTCGACCGGCTCGGCCTGGAGCCGCTGGACCGGCGCTACCTGCGGCTGATCGTCGAGCACTTCGCCGGCGGGCCCGTCGGCCTGCAGAACCTCGCGGTGTCGTTGGGCGAGGAGCAGGACACGCTCGAGGACGTCGTGGAACCCTTCCTGATCCAGACGGGCCTGCTCAAGCGCACCCCGCGCGGGCGCGAGACGACGGAACGGGCCTGCGCCCACCTTGGGCTCGCCCCGCCCCGCCGCAGCCAGGACGGCCAGGGTGACCTGCTCTGA
- a CDS encoding S-adenosylmethionine:tRNA ribosyltransferase-isomerase, producing MTCSEPPADAPAFHYELPPRLVAQSPAPQRTGSRLMLVGRDGAVRGESRFADLPALLRAGDLLVVNDSRVLPARLRLRRASGGRVELLLERPLHDEESDAGACVAGRPADGCWLALAQPMRRLKDGERLHLEGGGGTSEPDGTIEIVGRTEGGGLVVRACGCDLADLAQRRGETPLPPYIRRGPGTAPALAALDRERYQTVYAHERGSVAAPTAGLHFDTELTARLREAGVGWATVTLHVGSGTFRAPDAGDLARRRLHAERFTLPAATDAAVRRCRREGGRVVAVGTTTLRVLETARRLDLDRDGPDRRRWGPGTPDAPAEFAGEAVREPGDAIAAGGWRVSGLTRLFVAPPDAVTAADGLITNFHLPGSSLLMLLAAFLGGTDRWRPAYARAVDGDWRFYSYGDAMLVLPDAAAMPQDGR from the coding sequence GTGACCTGCTCTGAGCCGCCGGCCGACGCGCCCGCCTTCCACTACGAACTGCCCCCGCGACTCGTCGCCCAGTCGCCAGCCCCGCAGCGCACCGGATCGCGCCTGATGCTGGTCGGGCGCGACGGGGCCGTGCGCGGCGAGAGCCGCTTCGCGGACCTGCCGGCGCTGCTGCGCGCGGGCGACCTGCTGGTGGTCAACGACTCGCGGGTCCTGCCGGCGCGGCTGCGGCTGCGCCGGGCCAGCGGCGGTCGCGTCGAGCTGCTGCTGGAACGGCCCCTGCACGACGAAGAATCCGACGCCGGGGCATGCGTCGCCGGGCGACCTGCCGACGGTTGCTGGCTGGCGCTGGCCCAGCCGATGCGCCGCCTGAAGGACGGCGAGCGGCTGCATCTCGAGGGCGGCGGCGGGACGTCCGAACCGGACGGGACGATCGAGATCGTGGGGCGCACCGAGGGCGGCGGGCTCGTCGTGCGCGCCTGCGGGTGCGACCTCGCGGACCTCGCGCAGCGGCGTGGCGAGACGCCCCTGCCTCCCTACATCCGGCGCGGCCCCGGCACCGCGCCCGCGCTGGCGGCGCTCGACCGCGAGCGCTACCAGACGGTGTACGCGCACGAGCGGGGCTCGGTCGCGGCTCCGACCGCCGGCCTGCACTTCGACACGGAGCTGACGGCGCGGTTGCGGGAGGCCGGCGTCGGCTGGGCGACCGTCACCCTGCACGTCGGTTCCGGCACGTTCCGGGCGCCGGACGCCGGTGATCTGGCGCGGCGCCGCCTGCACGCCGAGCGCTTCACGCTGCCGGCCGCGACGGACGCCGCCGTGCGGCGCTGCCGGCGAGAGGGCGGACGCGTCGTTGCGGTCGGCACCACGACGCTGCGGGTCCTCGAGACGGCCCGCCGCCTGGACCTGGACCGCGACGGGCCGGACCGGCGCCGCTGGGGTCCGGGGACGCCGGACGCGCCGGCGGAGTTCGCGGGCGAGGCCGTGCGCGAGCCCGGCGACGCCATCGCCGCCGGAGGCTGGCGCGTGTCCGGGCTGACGCGGCTGTTCGTGGCCCCGCCGGATGCCGTCACGGCGGCCGACGGCCTGATCACCAATTTCCACCTGCCGGGCTCGTCGCTGCTGATGCTGCTGGCGGCCTTCCTCGGCGGGACGGACCGCTGGCGGCCGGCCTACGCGCGGGCGGTGGACGGCGACTGGCGTTTCTACAGCTACGGCGACGCGATGCTCGTCCTGCCGGACGCGGCCGCGATGCCGCAGGACGGACGATGA